A window of Terriglobus sp. RCC_193 contains these coding sequences:
- a CDS encoding glycoside hydrolase family 43 protein, whose amino-acid sequence MKRLFTLLSAVLVSIPCFAQATANLSSQGYYADPEIRVFDHQYWIYPTSSNTGEQSDESRFNTQQTKLRKQHVVHKAYLSQTSLDAFSSPDLVHWTKHPQVLSVRNVSWAAYAVWAPSAIYRNGKYYLFFAANDIQKTDTFPGGIGVAVSNKPGGPFKDALGKPLIGAFQNGAQPIDPMAFQDDDGSVYLYYGGQGHCNVAKLSSDLTHVIPMSDGTLYKEITPTHYTEGPFMIKRNGVYYFMWSEGDWGNSTYGVAYAKSTSPTGPFTPAGKILSTDPTIANGPGHHSVVRIPNTDNWYIVYHRHPLGTADRNQRVMAIDPMRFDKNGNIEPVTMTKDGPGAVPLLHKNVETP is encoded by the coding sequence ATGAAGCGCCTTTTCACATTGCTCTCTGCCGTTCTTGTTTCCATTCCCTGCTTCGCGCAGGCTACGGCGAATCTTTCATCACAAGGCTATTACGCCGATCCGGAGATTCGCGTCTTCGATCACCAGTATTGGATCTACCCAACTTCTTCCAACACCGGTGAGCAGAGCGATGAGAGCCGCTTCAACACACAGCAAACAAAGCTGCGCAAGCAGCACGTCGTGCATAAGGCTTACCTCTCACAGACATCGCTGGATGCATTTTCGTCGCCAGACCTGGTGCATTGGACGAAGCATCCGCAGGTACTCAGTGTGAGGAATGTATCGTGGGCCGCGTACGCGGTGTGGGCGCCGTCCGCAATCTATCGCAATGGAAAGTACTACCTCTTCTTCGCAGCGAACGATATCCAGAAGACGGATACCTTCCCCGGTGGCATTGGCGTTGCTGTCAGCAACAAGCCCGGTGGCCCATTCAAGGATGCGCTGGGCAAGCCGCTCATCGGCGCATTCCAGAACGGTGCGCAACCCATCGATCCGATGGCCTTTCAAGATGACGATGGCTCGGTCTATCTCTATTACGGCGGCCAGGGTCACTGCAATGTAGCAAAACTATCCAGCGATCTGACACATGTCATTCCCATGTCCGATGGCACGCTCTACAAAGAGATCACGCCCACGCACTATACCGAAGGCCCGTTCATGATCAAACGTAACGGTGTGTATTACTTCATGTGGTCCGAGGGCGACTGGGGTAACAGCACCTATGGCGTTGCCTACGCAAAGAGCACAAGCCCCACTGGTCCCTTCACACCTGCGGGGAAAATCCTTTCCACCGATCCAACGATTGCAAATGGGCCTGGACATCATTCCGTGGTTCGCATTCCGAACACGGACAACTGGTACATCGTCTACCATCGCCATCCGCTTGGCACCGCAGATCGCAATCAACGCGTGATGGCCATCGATCCCATGCGCTTCGATAAGAACGGAAATATCGAACCGGTAACAATGACCAAGGATGGTCCTGGGGCCGTTCCCCTCTTGCATAAGAATGTAGAGACACCTTAG
- a CDS encoding DNA polymerase: MDLPDPFLNPQLSDLPDRFGFLHVDLNSFFASVEQELHPEYRDRPIAVVPTFADTTVAIAASYEAKALGIKTGTRVADMKRICPDIILVEGDHSSYAEFSHKIHDAVERICPVAHVPSIDEVACQLIGREQEPSRARQIALDIKQAIRDDVGKTLRCSIGMAPNRYLAKIASDMQKPDGLIGLLPSQLPRALVHLELRDLPGVGARTEQMLHRKGITTMAQLLDLNREGMHNLWNSVWGDRLYHWLRGHNTGDDGAPLPNEMQKSLGHSHVLGPEHRNPQGAWAIAHKLLHKAAMRLRMEKMCAGSLALTIRYQLNREQAEQKNKVRHHQSGIKHDGWGMEARFPTCQDTLTLLEMLQKLWQQQPTGPEYQRPFFIGVTLNRLIHEDEQQPTLFADPDNRNELSRTLDKLNLKYGHTTLHFAGMLPAKESAPTRIAFTQIPVQYGVDYM; the protein is encoded by the coding sequence ATGGATTTGCCCGATCCATTTCTCAATCCGCAACTGAGCGATCTTCCGGACCGCTTCGGATTCCTGCATGTGGATCTGAACAGCTTCTTCGCCTCGGTGGAGCAGGAGCTGCATCCGGAGTATCGCGACCGTCCGATTGCCGTTGTTCCCACCTTTGCCGATACCACGGTTGCCATTGCGGCCAGCTATGAGGCGAAGGCCCTTGGCATTAAGACTGGCACGCGCGTCGCGGACATGAAACGCATCTGCCCGGACATCATCCTGGTGGAGGGCGACCACTCCAGTTACGCCGAGTTCTCCCACAAGATTCATGACGCAGTGGAGCGCATTTGCCCCGTCGCGCATGTGCCTTCCATTGATGAGGTAGCCTGCCAGTTGATTGGCCGCGAACAGGAGCCATCGCGCGCACGCCAGATCGCTCTCGATATCAAACAGGCCATCCGCGACGACGTGGGCAAGACGCTTCGCTGTTCCATTGGTATGGCACCCAACCGTTATTTGGCAAAGATTGCCAGCGATATGCAGAAGCCCGACGGCCTCATCGGTCTGCTGCCGTCGCAGCTGCCGCGGGCGCTCGTTCACCTGGAACTACGCGATCTTCCCGGTGTGGGCGCACGCACGGAGCAGATGCTTCATCGCAAAGGCATCACCACCATGGCGCAGTTGCTGGATCTGAACCGCGAGGGGATGCACAACCTGTGGAACTCCGTGTGGGGGGACCGCCTCTATCACTGGTTGCGTGGACACAATACCGGAGACGATGGCGCGCCACTGCCCAACGAGATGCAGAAGTCGCTGGGGCATTCGCATGTGCTGGGGCCGGAGCACCGCAATCCGCAGGGTGCATGGGCCATTGCGCACAAGCTGCTGCACAAAGCTGCCATGCGTCTGCGCATGGAAAAAATGTGCGCTGGCTCGCTCGCACTGACCATCCGTTATCAGTTGAATCGTGAGCAGGCGGAACAGAAGAACAAAGTTCGCCATCACCAGAGCGGCATCAAGCACGATGGATGGGGCATGGAGGCACGTTTCCCCACCTGCCAGGACACGCTCACGCTGCTGGAGATGTTGCAGAAGCTGTGGCAGCAACAACCCACCGGCCCGGAATATCAACGCCCCTTCTTCATCGGCGTTACATTAAACCGCCTGATTCACGAAGACGAACAGCAACCCACGCTGTTCGCCGATCCAGACAATCGCAATGAGCTAAGCCGCACACTGGATAAGTTGAACCTAAAATACGGTCACACCACGTTGCATTTCGCAGGCATGTTGCCGGCAAAGGAAAGCGCGCCAACTCGCATTGCGTTCACCCAGATTCCCGTGCAGTACGGCGTGGATTACATGTAA